The region GGTGCCGGATTCGTCGTCCTCGTCGGCCTTTCTGGAGGCCTCATGGCGATTCAGGGCGGCGCTCCGCTCGAGGTGATCGGTGCAGTGACGCTCGGAAGTTTCCTTCTCGGTGGCGGATTATTGTGGTATCTGTCCCGAATTATGGGATGACGACCTCAGCGCTCAACGCGGCGAATCCACGTCTCCGGCGCATCGAGTTCGTCGTGACTCGGCAGGTACTCCGGGCCCTCCCAGACCAGCGAGGCCGTCTCGAGGTCGCGTGCGGCAGCGATGTGTTCGAAGAAGTCCTTGCCGCGTTCGTACTGACGGCGCTTCAGACCGAGGCCGAGCAGGCGACGGAACAACTGCTGAAGCGGGCCACGACCCTGGCGTCGCTCGTCGAGTTTGCGCCGCAGATCCTCGTACTCGCCGTCGAAGGCGTGGTCCATCAGGAGTTCGGCGTATCCCTCGACGACGGTCATCGCCGCGTCGAGTTCGCGGAACGCTTTACGGTCGAACGAGCCGTGTGAGAGCGTCGCGATACCGTCTTCCATTCGTTGCTCAAGGTGTTCGGAAAGCCACGGGGCGGCCCCGAACTCGGCGGCGTGAGTCACTTCGTGGTAGGCGATCCAGCGCCGGAAGCGGTCGGAATCGACCGCGAGCGTGTCCGCCGCATTGAGAATATTCGGCTGGACGAAATACAGCGCATGATCGTCCTGTGGCGAGTCAGCGAGCAAGAGCGGATCGTACTGGCCGAGGACGTTTCGCCCGAGGAACGACAGGAGCACGGTCATGGTACCCGTGTTGACCGTGCGGGCGACGCCCGGGAACGCGCCAGTGTTGGCGTGGGTCTCGAGTGTGCGCATGATGCGCTCGAAGGTCGCGACGTTGGCGTCGATCCAGTGATGTCGGTTTTGGATCTCGACAGTCTCGGGAACGTCAAACTCGAGTCCAGAAACCTCGCGGACGCCGGCACGGGCGTCTCGAACGTCGCGTGCGTACGCCTCGCGCTCGGCTGCCGTCAGCGCGATCGAGCCGGGATCGGTTGCTGCTTTGGCCGCTTCTGCGGCCGACTCCCAGTCGATCGCATCGTCACCGGACGATTCGGCAACAGCCCGGACGCTGCGATAGAGATTCACGCGCTGAGGTACGGCAAGCGAACGCAAAAGGGTTCGGCTCGACACGGTCCGCTCGCGTGACCGATTAGTTAACGATAACGTCCGGCTGTTCCTCGTCGGCCTCAACTTCGGGCTCGTCCTCGCCACCACGGAACTTCTTCACGGCGACGCCGGCGACGACGAGGACTGTGAGCGCGACGACCGCGCCGAGTGCGCCCTTGCCGCTCGAGTCGTCGTCCTCGTCGAACTCCGACTCGAGGTCGGTTTCGGCTTCGAACTCGGTGTCGGTTTCTGTCTCCGTCTCGAGGTCGGTGTCGGCCTCCTCGTCGGCAGTATCCGCAGTGTCACCAAACGGCAGCGCGTCGGTGATCGTTCGTGGGCCAAACTGCGGATTCCCGTCCAGATGCAACTCGATGAGGGTGAAGTTCTTATCTCCCATAGCCGAACGGTCAACGACGCCCTACTTATCCGTTTGGTTGACTCCGATATCCTGATAGTCGCCCCTGTAGGGCCGATCAGGCGACTGCGACCGCCCAGCGCTGCCTCAGTATGGCTGTCCGCGATGAGGTGATCTTCCCAGTAGGCTTGCCCTGATCCCCTGTGCTGTGCACGGCGGACCGGTACGATTAAGTGTCCGTCACCTGCGGTCTTTCGTATGAGTGGACGACCGCTGGACGTCCTCGAGGCGTCACTCGGCGACCGGGTCATAGTACGACTCAAAAGTGGTGACGAGTACGACGGCGATCTCGCTGGCTACGATCAGCATATGAACCTCGTACTCGAGGACGTGACGATTGCGACGGATGCCGTTTCGGGGTCGGAATCGGCCGACGACGGCGAGTCGATCGAAGACACAACCATTATACGCGGCGATAACGTCGTTTCGATCACTCCATGACTGGTGCAGGAACCCCGAGCCAAGGAAAGAAGAACACGACGACCCACACGAAGTGTCGTCGCTGCGGAGAGAAATCCTACCATACGAAGAAGAAAGTCTGCTCGTCCTGTGGCTTTGGCAAATCTGCCAAGCGCCGCGACTACGAGTGGCAGTCGAAAACCGGCGACAACTAACTCTCGCCGATATCGGTACGCGTTCTTCTTCACTTTCAGTGCCTGAGCGTCGCGTCTCTCTCTCGAGATCGCGACCGAACGAAGCCGCCAGAACGCCTGAGATACTTGAATTCGGGCGTAACAAACGTTTATCCCCGTCTCGAGCCTACGTAGTAGTGACCACGCTACATCGGGGCAGGCGGTCGAGGGATACCCATGCTAACTGACGCACTTTCCTACCTAAACAACAGTGACGACGCCTGGAAGACGACCATACTCGGCGGAATCTTTCTCTTGTTTAGCTTCTTGCTTCTCCCCCTGTTTCTCGTCTGGGGCTACATCGTCCGCGTTGTCGACCGAACGGCACACGGCGACGAGGAGGCACCGACATTCGAGGAATGGGGCGAGCTGCTGGTCGACGGCGCAAAAGTGGGCCTCATTTTGCTCGCGTACGCGCTCGTCCCGGCCATCGTCGGGACGGTACTCGTCGGCGGAATTCTGCTCGTAACGGGCGGCGAACCCGGCGTCCTCGGCATCGGCGCACTGACGATCAGCGCGTTCTTGACGCTTGCCGTCGCCATCGCCGCAATGTATGTCGCGCCAGCGGGAATCGCGAACTTCGCCGGCGAGCGACGACTCAGCGCGGGGATCGACCTCGAGGCGCTGCGCCCAACGCTTCGAACCGGAACCTACGCGAGCGCCTGGCTGATCGCACTCGGCATCGTGATCGTCGGCGGGTTCGTCTCCGGAATCCTCGCATCCATTCCGTTCCTCGGAGCGCTGCTGGGTGCACTCGTCTCATTCTACGCGCTGGTCACAGCGTACTACGTGATCGGACACACCTGGGGCGAACTCCACCCCGTCACCCTCGAGCAAGGCGGCACCGAATCGACCGACGAACGACCCGCCGTTTGAACCGTTTTTTCAGTGGCCGACCGATGGACAGCCATTACTTTCAGGCCACAAACTGACCACTATGGAACTGGAGACGACTGACGCCTTCGTCGGCCTCGAGTGCGTCGACTGCGAAACGACGGTCGACGCCGACGAATCGCATACGTGCCCGGAGTGTGGGGGACGACTCGAGGCGCGCTACGACTACGACGCAATCGAACTGGATCGTGAGACGCTCGACTCGAGACCGTTCGACACCCAGTGGCGCTACGAGGAACTGCTGCCGTTTACCAGCGAGAGCGCAGTCTCGACGGATGAGGGAGCAACAGCGCTGGTCGAGTGCCCGGCGCTTGCGGACGAGTTGGGTGTCGAGCGTGTCTACATCAAAGACGAGGGACGGAACCCAACGGGGACGGTCGAAGATCGTGGCCAAAGCGTTGCCCTCACGGCGGCAAGCCAGCACGGCGCGACCGACGTTGCACTCGCGTCGACCGGCGATAGCGGCCAGTCTGCAGCCGCCTACGCGGGCCGCGCAGGCCTCGAGTCACACGTCTATCTCCCCTCGCGCTCGGGCTTTACGACCAAAGCGATGGTCAACGTCCACGGCGGCGACATGAACGTCGTCGGTGGGCGCTACGGTGATGCACTCGAGGCGGCTGCAGAGGGCCTTGCAGAACACGACGACTGGTACTCACTGCAGGCGTTCGAGACACCTTACCGCCACGAGGGCGCGAAAACGCTGCTGTACGAACTGATCGAACAACTCGAGTGGGAGGTGCCCGACGCGATCTGTTACCCGACTGGCAGCGGGGTCGGCCTCGCAGGTCTCTACAAGGGTGCAACGGAGTTCCAAAAACTGGGACTGATCGACGACGTGCCGCCGCTGTATGCAGTCCAACCAAGCGGCTGTGCACCCATCGTCGAGGCCCACGAGGCAGGCCAGGACGCCCACCAGCCCGAGGAAACCCCGGACACGATCTGTGGTGCACTCGAGATTCCAGACCCTGCAGGCGGCCCACAGGCGCTCGAGGCAATCCGCGAGAGCGGTGGCGGTGCCGTCACGAGTGACGATCCCAGTATTCTCGAGTCCGGTGTGCAGGTCGCCCAGCACGCGGGCCTCGAGATGGCACCGAGTTCGGCTGCGGCAGCCAGCGGGGCGTGGGAACTGGCCGAACAGGATGCCTTTGACGGCGACGAGACGGTTGTCATCTGCAACACAGGCACCGGGAACAAGGAGGCGGACGTGTTGCGCAGTCACCTGATGGGGCAAGGAATCTAATCGCGACTGTCAACACAGCTACTGCACCGACCGAATTGCACGAACGTTATTGTACACTGTATAGGACCCAATAATCGCAATTCCAGCCGGAATAAGCAGCCGAACGCGAGCGTCAGGGACGGTGAGATAGCCAGCGTAGAAGATACCAAGAATCATGGCTTTGAACAGCCCGAAGCGGACTGCCGACGGTGGTTTACCGAGTACAGCCCGTGGAATCGACTGCCCTTCCTCGAGGTCGTCATATCTGAGTCCACGAAGCGTCGTCACGAGGTCGCCAATGCCGTACAGGCCGATGGCCAGCGCCCAGAGCACGACCGCGAGTGGTGACGAGACGACCATGGTATGCCCGCTGTGCGGTCTCCGTCTCACTCGAGACGATAGCGAAGCAGCGCTGCGATGCCGCCGAGATTCGACAGCTGTTCGCCCGGTGGAAACTCACTCGAGAACACCGTCACGTCGCCGCCTTTCTGCTCCGTTGTCCGGACGAGGTCGTCGATGTCGAGCGCCCACTCGCCCTCGGGACCGCGCTCTTTTCGCAGGCGGTCGTCCAGAACGAGTAGGCGCTCGATGGCACCGAACTCGGCGGCCTGCTTCACCTGATCGGGGCCGTAAGCGGCTTTCGCGCCCTGTGCCATGCGCTTTGTGAGTTCGTCGATGTACTCGGCCTCGCTCTCGATACGCGTCTCCTGTTGGACATCCGCGACGGCTCCACGTTTCAGGACCTCGTGAACCCCGCGGTCGCCAACGGCTGCTGTATCGACCATCGTGAGCTTCTCGGCGACTTCGGGCTCGTTGTTCTCGATGTACTTCTTTGCGTCCTGTTTCGTAAAGCCAGGACCGGCGAGAATGATCGCGTCGGCGTCCTGGCGTTTGAGGACGTTGCCGAGTTCGGCGAACAGCTCGGAGCGCTCCCGGGCGAACTCGCCCTTGCCGGTCGGGCCGGTGATCGCCGCACGCTCCTCGGTGCCGTACTGGGCGACCGTGTGGACGTGTGCCTGGCCTTCTTCAACCGTCGCGATAGCCACGTCTGGATTCTCGGTGGCCTCTTCGGCCTCCTCGAGGCGGGCCTCCTGATCGGGCTTGAACCACTTCTCGATGGAGAGCTCCTCGCGCTCTTCGACGTTCAGGGTGTGATGAAAGCCGAGTTGATCCTCGCGCGAACAGGCGACGATCTCGCCGCCGACCCGGAGGCGGTTCGCGAACTTGTGAAAGTCGATATCGTCGACGGCGATGGCGACCCACATGTGCTCGCGCTCGCCACCCGTATCCCGCATCTGGTCGTCGTTGCGCTGAATCCGCCGGGTCGTATCGCCTGCGACGCGGTCGCCGGGCTCTAAGACGTACTGGAGGTGCCAGAGATCGTCGACGCTCTCAGGGACGACCGTCACCCGCTCGCGGCCGCCCTCGACCTGCTCCCGGTCTTTAATCTGCATATGCGCCGATTTGTGCGGCGGGGCTAAGTGGGCTGCGATCCCTCGAGTCCCTGCGTCTCGAGAGATGTCCTGGCGTCGTCTCCCGGTCTTGGCACTGTTAGGGACGAGTGGTATCCGCGGTGCGGCCTATGGTAGCATATGAAACTCGCACACGTCTCCACGCTCGAGTCATTCGGCTCCCGGTCGCTCGTCATCCACGGCGTCATGGTGCTTGCGTTCGTTAACGCCGTCCTCGCCGGATTGTTCGTCGGCGGCCAACTCGGCCTTGTCTCGTTCGTCGCGCTGCTCAACTTCACCGCCGGGCTGTGGGTCGCCCACTCGGTTCACTCGCTTGGCAACGCCACGACTGGCGAGTACAGCGGCGTCCTGAACGAACTGGCCGACCGCACCGAACGCGGCGGCGGACAGTGGCTCGGAATCGGCCGCTTCGGTCGCCTGCTCGCGCTCATCGCAGCGGTGACCGCCACCGCGCTGTTGACCGCCGCACAGGTCCTTCCCGGCGCGCTACTCCCCGTCGCAACCGTCGCCGTCGGAATCATCGCGCTTGTAACTGCCATCGTGGGCTTTCTCATCGCCCTCAGCGCCTCCTACGACGACAGCCAACAGCGCTGGGACGACCGTATCGCACACGCCGACGCGGACTCGCGCGAACTCGAGGGCTGATCGGCTCCGCCCGCTTAGCAGCACCATCGACGCCGACGAATCGAGAGGTTCAAATTGCCGAAGTAGCGACGGAGAGGTGTGACCGTCCGTTTCAGCGCCTGCCGATTCGATCCTGATCGACTCGTCTTTTCCTCGGTCGCGCCAGCGAAGCGTCCGACAAGAGACCGGACTCGAGTGCGAGCATGATCCGTGAGCGCGTGCCGTCGCTGTCGGGTCGACTCGGCGTCTTTCTCTCGATTTGTCTGCTCTCGTTTCTCGTCAACGGCGTCCGTATCGCCTTTGCGCCCCTGGTTGACGTCTTCATTCAGATGGGGATCAACCCGGCGACGGCTGGGCTGGCGGCAACGGCCGTCTGGGTTGGCAGCGCGCTCTCGAGGTTGCCGACGGGCTATCTGCTGACCTACGTAAGTCGCCAGCGGACGATCCTCGCGATGGGGCTTTTTCTCTCGATTACGTCGGCGTTCACCGCCATCTCGCCGGACATCCGCTACACAATCGTCGGCGCATTTCTGGTCGGACTCGCGACAGGTGTTTTCTACATTGCCGCGAACCCGCTCGTGAGCGAACTTTACCCCGAGCGCGTCGGGTTGGCGGTCGGCATCCGCGGGATGTTCTCGCAACTGGCAGCTGTCAGCGTGCCGTTTCTGGTCTCACT is a window of Natronolimnobius sp. AArcel1 DNA encoding:
- a CDS encoding zinc-dependent metalloprotease, whose amino-acid sequence is MNLYRSVRAVAESSGDDAIDWESAAEAAKAATDPGSIALTAAEREAYARDVRDARAGVREVSGLEFDVPETVEIQNRHHWIDANVATFERIMRTLETHANTGAFPGVARTVNTGTMTVLLSFLGRNVLGQYDPLLLADSPQDDHALYFVQPNILNAADTLAVDSDRFRRWIAYHEVTHAAEFGAAPWLSEHLEQRMEDGIATLSHGSFDRKAFRELDAAMTVVEGYAELLMDHAFDGEYEDLRRKLDERRQGRGPLQQLFRRLLGLGLKRRQYERGKDFFEHIAAARDLETASLVWEGPEYLPSHDELDAPETWIRRVER
- a CDS encoding LSM domain-containing protein, coding for MSGRPLDVLEASLGDRVIVRLKSGDEYDGDLAGYDQHMNLVLEDVTIATDAVSGSESADDGESIEDTTIIRGDNVVSITP
- a CDS encoding 50S ribosomal protein L37e translates to MTGAGTPSQGKKNTTTHTKCRRCGEKSYHTKKKVCSSCGFGKSAKRRDYEWQSKTGDN
- a CDS encoding DUF4013 domain-containing protein, which codes for MLTDALSYLNNSDDAWKTTILGGIFLLFSFLLLPLFLVWGYIVRVVDRTAHGDEEAPTFEEWGELLVDGAKVGLILLAYALVPAIVGTVLVGGILLVTGGEPGVLGIGALTISAFLTLAVAIAAMYVAPAGIANFAGERRLSAGIDLEALRPTLRTGTYASAWLIALGIVIVGGFVSGILASIPFLGALLGALVSFYALVTAYYVIGHTWGELHPVTLEQGGTESTDERPAV
- a CDS encoding threonine synthase produces the protein METTDAFVGLECVDCETTVDADESHTCPECGGRLEARYDYDAIELDRETLDSRPFDTQWRYEELLPFTSESAVSTDEGATALVECPALADELGVERVYIKDEGRNPTGTVEDRGQSVALTAASQHGATDVALASTGDSGQSAAAYAGRAGLESHVYLPSRSGFTTKAMVNVHGGDMNVVGGRYGDALEAAAEGLAEHDDWYSLQAFETPYRHEGAKTLLYELIEQLEWEVPDAICYPTGSGVGLAGLYKGATEFQKLGLIDDVPPLYAVQPSGCAPIVEAHEAGQDAHQPEETPDTICGALEIPDPAGGPQALEAIRESGGGAVTSDDPSILESGVQVAQHAGLEMAPSSAAAASGAWELAEQDAFDGDETVVICNTGTGNKEADVLRSHLMGQGI
- a CDS encoding mRNA surveillance protein pelota gives rise to the protein MQIKDREQVEGGRERVTVVPESVDDLWHLQYVLEPGDRVAGDTTRRIQRNDDQMRDTGGEREHMWVAIAVDDIDFHKFANRLRVGGEIVACSREDQLGFHHTLNVEEREELSIEKWFKPDQEARLEEAEEATENPDVAIATVEEGQAHVHTVAQYGTEERAAITGPTGKGEFARERSELFAELGNVLKRQDADAIILAGPGFTKQDAKKYIENNEPEVAEKLTMVDTAAVGDRGVHEVLKRGAVADVQQETRIESEAEYIDELTKRMAQGAKAAYGPDQVKQAAEFGAIERLLVLDDRLRKERGPEGEWALDIDDLVRTTEQKGGDVTVFSSEFPPGEQLSNLGGIAALLRYRLE